The DNA sequence TAAACCAATACACTGCAAATATTACAACCAACACACAACTCAATATCATCTTCTGCAATTGTTTCTGCTTCTTCATGTCACTCTCTACTCTGCCATTTTGTTGTTGTAGCAATGTAAAATCAGAACGCAATCTTCCTAGACTTGCTTCCATGCGTCCTATCTCTATATGTAATCTATCTATCTTTCTTTCTTGTGCCTTTAGTAGTGCAGCATTCATAGATTCATCCAACCTTATAAAATCTCCACCATGCTTTGAGCATCCCTCCGTTTGAGATCTGTGTTGGGTGCATTGAGATTGAGCCCCAGCcatgtcttcttcatcaatccaTTCAAAAAACTTGCATCTTCTAGTGGGACAGGATATAAATCTTCTATTTGGGTTCATCACAGTACTGGAGGTTCGGAGTTTCAGCAGATCTCCACAAAAGCAGTGAGTCCTTCTCCCCTTTCCCATCACCTCTTCCTCTCTATCAATccactcaaaaaaattacactttGGTAATTTACAACAAGCAACAAATCTCCTACCTGGGCTGTTCATTGACGACGACGAGAGCACCACCATCTCTTCCCCACAGAAGCATCGATGTCTTCTCTTGTTCATACTCCTAGATGTTGAGCTTCCTTCGGACAACTGGGTTGACTCCATCACAGCTCGAagaaacccttcttcacccctaaCAAAGGGATACAGATACTGGAGGAACGCTGTGAGAGATCGTCATCTTCTCTTTCACTCTGACTCTTAAGAACGTTATGAGATAAGGGCATTCTGGTAAAATAACAACATTTAACGTCTCTATTCACGCTAAACGTTAGTGGGgacccaattacaaattttaatttacttcAGGGGCccaattacaaacttttaaacTGTAGGGACCAATTTGCAATTTCACTGAAAGTGTAGGGACTAACTGTGTAATTTAaccttttttaaataattataaaaatatttaacaaaaaataaaaaaattaaaatttattttatttaatatttattaattatttttaaaattaaataagatttttttgtctttttaataTTATGGAAGTAATTATTCACAAATAAAAATCTTACAATTATTATTAGTGAGTGACAACAAAATTAACGGCTGATCATGCTATGGTAATGATTAATGAATAGACATTTATTTTCACGTGCCACCTCTGCGCGTAACCCATAACTATTTCATTGGAATATACAATTTGTTATCTTCTGACATTACAAActgtaattatttttgttttgttttttttttaattatcatcCAAGCCGATATTGTGTACTACTAGTAGGAGGAAGGAGCCGCCACATTCTCTACGGTTGTTTCTTCTTTCACGTGTTCTGCCTAATGATTATTATGGACTTTGTGTCAACTAACTTAAAAAGCCCATTGAATTCCATTCTCTTTTATAATTGGCTGAAACTCAAATTATTTTGCTCTTGTATtggtaaaatttatttatttgattaattaaatAGCTAAAGccacataaataaaaaacaaaagaagagttGTAACTTGTAAGGGCCGCCAAGCCAAGGCTCAATAATGTTAGGTTACTAGCTAGAAATACCGTCTCATTGTTAATTATCTTATAACTCTTGAACTGATATTCTTACTCTTAATTTGGAGATGTTAATTGCATAAAGCAAAACACATCTATGACAATATGTTATTAAAGCGTTATATtacgtgtacactaaaattaactactaaaattaattatcaatataaaatatatattgaaatataaatatacattaaaaataaattaaatcacacatatatttatgtataaatatattaataaataactttagtgattgattttggtgtataaatagtatttttggttattaaattaaaagtcaTATTATGATTATCAATTGTAGAGTAATAACATCAATTACCTCCCTTCTTTTTATTACTTTATAACTTTATATATCTATCATTTACaattaattcaaatatttttctgAATTAatagttagaaaaataaatttatcctTCTAATTGATAGTTTTGgatttttgttaattattttaaatagaaGATAAATGAATgctttttagaaaatttttaaatatttataattgtgatttttttattttatataatatttaaggTAGGGATAGaattagataaaatattaaaaggtggccaaaaatatttttacgaTAAActaatactaaaataaaattttaaagaaagaccaaactaaaatttacatataatttatatataaaaaattaaaattaagaacCATCGTCTTCCTTTTCTACCACCCGACTCTGCCTCTGATTTAAGGAGATATTtgaaacaattttaaaatactttATATCACCACCACTATATATTACTATAGACTTGAAAGTCACTAATCAAGTAAGAGTTAAACCAATCGTATAAGCAAAATGCATTTGAGCTTTCAACCAAAAGGATTTCGACATCAATTGATTCTAAGGAAACAATGATAgaattttaagaaaataatgTTAACGAAAAAGATGGAAAGATATAGACATGCATCCAATAATGATAGccttattattttttacaacAATGAAATATATCTAATCACAATTATTATTGAATGCAAacttttatattaaaaacttGTAGCTTTTATATGAATACGTACAGAAAGTTCTTACATTTATAGCTCTATATCACTTTATACTTGATCTAAATATCTTTATaacaattaaaataacaaatatcctatatatataataattaagtgaaaacaattgaaattttatttaatttagcaaatatttttataaatttaattttatgtacggttagtataaataaattttacttagatatctaattttatattatcatattaaaaaaataattatctttaaatttgttactaaaacataattaataatcTAAATGTACATAAAGAAAACAAATAGTTAGATTCATAATATCACTCCATTATAtcttaatattaaaaaagaaaacaaatagtTAGATTCATAATATTTCTGTTTCCAAGAAATTATCCCTTTATTTTGTCGTGTTATaatttgtttttgttaaaaaagAACTTATTCCAACAAATTTTCTGGGGTAGGAGACGAAAAAGGATAACTATTACCAAGGTCTCCATGTCATTATTACGTGGAAGACTATTTTCCAAGCTGGAAACTAATAaggaagagaaataaaaaaaaaagaagaaaactaaaaaataagTCAATTGCATAGCTTTCATTTTCAAAGGGGCAAAAGGGACTGTTTAattaagaaaaggaagaagCAACCGAGAAAATTGGCAGCTAAAAAGGTTGACGGTCTTTATTATCCCTTTATCCATTCCAAAGGGTCATTTATGATTTATCGCGAAACTTGGAATCTAGATGATGGATATTTATGGGAGTGGATTCTCACCGATAAAAAAAttagggtaaaaaaccataataAGCCAACTGGCTCAAAAAATGACGTAAATACGCTaaagcaaaaatcgtttcaACAATAAGCTAGatcgtatttttatataattcgaaccaggttggttcgaactcTATTTGTTAGTAAATCGAACCAGGTGAGTTCGAATTACTATTTTCTGTTGGTAATAAATCGAACCAgactggttcgaattatatttgaaggtaattcgaaccaagttggttcgaattatagagagagaaggttcgcatgtaattcgaaccgggctggttcgaattacaccaaTCATAGTTCGAACCAGGCCGGTTCGAACTATGTGTGAGACTGACTGAGCTGTGTATCTATGGACGAGGCAGATCCGAATCGGCCAAAGAGATGCGGCCTATGTCGCCAACCCGCACAcagtttaataaaaaaaataaacgcTAAACTGTTTCAAGATTCATTGATCATACAAGATAAATGTCCCagaacacaaataaaaaaaaacataggtAAACAGACTATAACACAACAAAAAAAGTACAAACCACTATCATACATGATTgaactttaaagaaaaaaatacataattaaagaAGCCATATTCATTACAACTCGCAACAATCAAACTAAAAGTCATGTGCACTAATGTAAATaatactgacactaacaacatggGAAATAATCTAAATAACTCTAAGACTAGCAAGATGCGCACTAATGTAGATAATGCTAACACTAACAACATGCATACTAATGGTGTCCTGTCTGAGACGAGCCTCCAACCTGTGGGCAACTACGTCGTGTGTGTCCGGGTTGGCGACATAGGCCGCACCTCTTTGGCCGATTCGGATCCGCCTCGTCCATATTCGTCCGTATCCTAGTGGATCTAGGACGACCCTCTCTGGCACGCCTCTTGTCAGGGTCTGGAATCACCGTGGGCCCGTCGTAAGGTGGCCAGAAGCCCTCCGGGATCGGAGGTGTGAATCCCATCCGATACACATTGAAGACCGAGCTAATCTGATAGACGCTGTGAACGTAAGAGGTCCAGGTGACCCGTGAGTATGCACAGCACGCAAGTGCGTGCTGACACGGGAAATGAAGAGCCTGGAAGTACCCGCAGTCACATGTCCAAGAGGCAAGTGATACTCTGTAAGTACCCAAGGAGAAAGAACCAGTCGGAGTGGTCTCTGCTACAGTGAACTCGGAGTTATCCCGGTCATACAGCGTCACCGTGAAGCACCTGGCCGTCCTCATGTTGGCCTCAATACACTTCACCAAATGCTGACTGAATTGTTGTCCTGTTCCCATCTGGGCCTCAGCCTCTCTCCCCTTGCGAACAAACAGTTCCGCAAGCCTACAATATGTTGCCTTCACAAGGGATGCTATAGGGAGATTTCTGACTCCCTTCAGGATAGAGTTCACACACTCGGAGATGTTCGTCGTCATGTGACCGAATCTCCGCCCCTCATCACGATGCTGAGTCCACAACGAGTAATCAATCCGGTTCGCCCACTCACACATCGCCGGATCTTCAGATCGCAGGATATCAAACCAGTAATCAAATTCAACCTCCGTCTTCGCATACGCCGCGTTCACTAGTAGCCTCATAGCGTCTTTGCCCTTGAATGTTAGGGCAAAGTTAGCCGCTACGTGTCGTATGCAGAATGCACGGTACGCAGATGGCGGTAGCCAACCGCCGTCAGGGGCCTCAAGCGCAGCCTTGATGCCGTTGTGCCTGTCCGATATAACCAGCAGACCAGGCTGCGGGGTCACGTGCTGTCGAAGGTGCGAGAGAAAGAATGTCCAGGATTCCGCATTCTCACCCTCTACTAGTGCGAATGCGACAGGTAGAATGTTGGAGTTCCCGTCCTGTGCAATCGCGATGAGCAACGTCCCCCCATACTTCCCATACAGATGTGTGCCGTCAATGCTCACTAGCGGCTTGCAATGACGGAATGCCTCGATGCACGGCGGGAAAGTCCAGAAAAGCCTGTGAAAGTACGCTTGAGACTCGTCCACTTGTCCTCCAACTCGAACCGGGGTCGTCTTAAGGACGACAACACTACCAGGCATCGTCAGCTGCACACCCAACACCCACCTAGGCAGGTCGTTGTAGGACTCATCCCAGTCACCGTATATGAAGGCAATAGATTTCTGCTTCGCCATCCAAACCCTCCGGTAAGTCGGCCTAAAACCAAAGTGCGCTGTCGTGGCGTTCAGGAGCACCTTGATGCTCACGGATGCATCGGCCCTAACCATTGGCATAATGAACGCCGAAATCACATGATAATCCAAACTCCTGTGGTCACTCGATATGGATGTGGCCAGGCAAGTGTGAGGTCCATTGTACCGTTTGACCTCCCAAATGCCCTTGCGCTTCCGGAGACTCAGTCGAATCAACCATGTGCACCCATTCCCAAACTCGGAACACTTGCCCACATACCGGCGGTGATCGGACTCCACCACCTTGTACTGTACCCCTCGCCGGATGCTGTAAGTCTTCACACTTAAAAGGGCCTCATCTTTATCCTGGAATTGCTGACCAACCTGGAACTCGGTCAGACCAGTAGTCCCTTCCGCATCTCTAGCTCCGAATCCAACAGCGTGCCCTAAAACCCCCTCATGTCTCATGGCGTCCAAGTCCAACGAGGAAAAATGTGGTGGATACTGCTGTGTGCCAGAGCTAGAACCACCTACCTCCAATGCAGGCCCAGTCGCTCCAATATCATCAGCGCTATCATCGTCAATCATATCCGGCTCGATGTCATCCTCCTCTTCATCATCCAAAAAACCGTCTCCTACGCCAACAGGTGCAACTCCCACTAAAGCGTTCGGCAAATTTTCCCTTTCCACTACCTCGTCGCCTTCGGTGCCATTGAGGTCAACAGCGAAAGATGGGGAGGCGACATGTTGGACCGCTGGTTCGTACACAGGGATGGACGAGGAAGCAACGGCAGGCCGGGAACTAGAACCTGCTGCATTCGCTATAGTGTTCGTATTCCTGTTCGAACCGCCGGAGCTGGATACAACATCAACCAGCCGTGCCAACAACTCCGGTGTCCTCACCTCCGGAAACTGCCGCCGACACAGAAACATTACTTGCAAGTCCACATCATTATTAATCGTGAAGCAATCATACTTCACCGTATTCTGTAGCACCGTGACTGGAATGCGATAGAAAAACTTCTTTACCCGCTTCGCACCTTCCAGACCGAGCTTCATTAGCACAGCGCTAACAAGGTCATCATAACTCGTCGTAGATGTTATGACAATACATAGAGGATTCTTATCTGTGAACTTTACTCCGGAACGAGTTTTTCTATTAACAGATCCTCTGTGGTGCACCAAAACCAcaaaactctcctcactagccatcCTACTCCCTCTAATGAGACTAACTCACGTTTGGAACCATATATATACAGTCAGTCTCACACATAGTTCGAACCGGCCTGGTTCGAACTATGAttggtgtaattcgaaccagcccggttcgaattacatgcgaaccttctctctctataattcgaaccaacttggttcgaattaccttcaaatataattcgaaccaggctggttcgaTTTATTACCAACAGAAAATAGTAATTCGAACTCACCTGGTTCGATTTACTAACAAATAGAGTTTGAACtaacctggttcgaattatataaaaatacgatctggcttattgctgaaacgatttttgctttggcgtatttacgtcATTTTTTGAGCCAGTTGGCTtattatggttttttaccctTTTCATTAGTTAGTGTTTAGTATAAAATtgtatcatttatttttttatttaattttaatcttatttataaaattaaaataaaaaatcacattttatttttttaaatatatttaaaaaatggAAATAATCCATTTTCGGATAGCCACCCCTATGGTCAAAATTAAAGATTTCATGAAGAGGAGAgctaaattaatatatatgacaaattaaaataaaaacatttgtttatatataaatttattataatacaataatctgtaaaaaaaataatttttatatactaTTAATATAAACGAATTTTATACAAATGAGTAATTATATATTATCATATcaactaacaaaaataattaatttttatttacttattttaacATATAAATCTAATTAgatgattatttaaaattatttatactatcagaatattgaaattaaatttttataaaattataaatttatgaaaATATATATGAGTATAAGTAATATAATAAAATGTATGTACGATAATATATcttaaatttcatattttatatcAAAGATTTTTTATAAAGTAAAACTTATCAATTATCATATTGATTGAACgttataatttctttttcaatgtaaataatcacataattttttagaaaatcagcttctatcttattttaaaatcttattttaacaaattttattattaaaaaaattatttaattattatcattaaaaaaagaattaaaataagtCTAATTAATCtatcaataacaaaaattaaaatttatatgtttattatacatctttcaatttcaacctaaaatgaaaatttatatatttattatatataaaaaaattttaaaataattaaaatctaaaaaattagcATCATAAACTACAGAATACATATCCACAATTAACATTGGAAATTTATACCACaattcataaattaatttaatcaaattgaAAATACATACCATCACAATTTATACATtattttaatctaatttttaatatatatatatatatatatatatatatatatatatatatatatattttttgctGCATATTAAGAGAGACTCAAACGGTCAAACCTAATATTTCTGTACCAAAAAGGGTAGGACTGTACCTGTACATGAATAGGATCATACTCGCATATCCACAGTATTTATCCACATACATCCGATCCGCACTCTGGTAAGatctttctctcctctctcACCTAAATCCAGTCCTATTCACTGTTCCAGACTCGCCATTTATATCATCCATCATTGTCGTTCATCTTCGTCACCGAGGCGTCGTTCATCATTGCGTCTCCTCCGTCGTCAGCTCAGACCACTGAGACTACGTCTACTTCTCCATCTCCATTGTCGCGTCGTCGTTTCCTCCTTCGACGCGGTGGTTGTCTCCTCCATCGGTGCAGTCGATCATCGTCGTCTTTGTTCGTCGTCATTGCTCATCACTGCTCCTTGCTTATCACTACTCCTCGCCTACTCTTTCGTCGCTTGCATcctttcttcattttgtttGTGCTTCTCTAATGCGGATCTGCTTTTGCTTAATTAGGGTtccaattctattttttttattttgttgataattgatttttgaaatacAGATCTGTTTTTGCTTGTTGTTTCTTGATctaattctgtttattttacttttgattttttgcttctatttctattgttaaaaaaaatgcgtttattaatttttgaaatgtATATCTTTGTTACTGTTGTGGTGCCTGTAATTGATATATTGTAGTGTAAACATTGATGACAAATTAAGGATTTAGGGtttcaatttctatttttttgttgattcttttaaaattaaaaatattttatttttacggATATATTCAAAATCCGATTCAATCCTATCTGCAAATGTACAGATCAGATCCAAATACAAAAAGTGCGAATATTGGATCTGATCCGATCCGATCAGATTAGTGCGGATCAGATCAAGATTTCGGTCATATCCAATCCGATCCGTGTGTATCCCTAAGGAAGGGGTTAACTTCCATCTAAGCTACAATTTATTAGCTTGAATATAATTATACTACACCACATCTCAAAAACTACAATAACAAACTGGAAGGAGTAAAAATGGATCTATAGTCCAAttagaaaaattttattaagaGTAGAATTTACTATAAATAGAGTAATAGTGATAGAATAAAAGAAAACCATGAATTGAGTAATTTGTATCTTTCCTTCTTTATAATTTCATCAATGGAATTATACACTCCctcttacttttttttttaatttctctctaattgatttttttttcttattctaaATTCTCCTCCTTACCATGGTGCTTTCATTGACCactattttcaatttttatgatGGCTTGTTGGACTCAATTGGGAAACAATCTGATACAATTTTAGAACATTACGATGAATGGTTGGCTTGTGCAAAGAGCATTAATATCACATATTCTGAGTTATTTTTTCATGTTTCATTATTGGATTAAAAACTCAAATTCAAAGAgaagtttttagttaaaattctaTATCTATGTTGAAAGCTTGGTTTACTACAAAGATGTGTGAAATAAAACTTGAAAATGCAGAGCAACTAGATATAGAATTCCAAGCACAATAGACTTCTCAGATTCAGAACATAACCGAACACAAAATcacaacaaatttaaaaattcaagcAATAATAGAATCAGAAACTCTACTATTCAACAACAATTTAACAAATCCAAACATAGAAAAGCTAGATTTACATTTAGAGTCTTCAGATTTGGGAGTGATTGACCATGATGCTGGAATGCGATCTCTAGTTTGCGCAACCAAAAACTATTTTCTTACAacaattcttaaaaattctcTACTGAGAACCAATGAAGACGATATTTTCACTCCCTACAGACTTGTCTTTTCAAGATTGACGAGGAAGCTTGCGGAGTTTTTGTTAAGTTCCTAAATATGCTGCTTCTATTTGTATACATATGTTGTAGATTTTCCTCGCCTTTATTATTATAAtcttgtaagagggataggagttgtatgttttgtatatatgtatatgcatGTTTGTATTAGTGAAAAAAagctttcaaattttcaaaaaaaaaaatagcgaTACGCTTTCGAGTCAAAGgctcttattttattattaaatatatgaagTCGTCATAATACTTCTCACTATCAGAGTGACGTAGCCGAAAGCGTGACATTCTGATAGTAAGGGTGTTACATCATGGTATCAGCAGTGGCACTTAACGGTATCGAGAGACTCATGGCCAACAATGACATCATCGCAAATGAGAAAATGGAAAACCCAGATCTTGACCGGGCAAGGGCGGCGATGGTGACGTGACCACCACCAAAGCCACCGCCATTTGAACTCGCACGCGGTGGTCTTAGTCGGCGTCAAGGACAAAGAAAAGGCAGATCTGACCATAGGTAGTGGCACCAAGGACAGCGCCTCTGCGAAGGGAGAGCATATACTCACAAAGTCCTGGGTTGACAGCGTAGACATGGTGGAAGACACAACAGCGATGGTGAGAAGAGGTGTTCTGTTCTGTCATGTTCCCTCAATCGTGGCCAAGCCACCACCACTCACAGTGGCGCTTTTTCCATGGGACTGCAAGCGCAGATGCCGCATAGAGAAGAAGCGAGACGAGGTGTTGTCTCCGTGGGTTGTGACAGACCGAGCAACAGCACATGAGCCTACCAAGGCAAAGCAAGCAGCAGAGATGCAGAGTGGTCAAGAGATGAATGGTAGCTATTTGAGATGGTGTCCTCTCTCTTCAAGTGTAGCAACAAGACTAGgaaacactacaagaaaaatactgAGAATCGTCGGATTTACCATCAGATTTAGCGGCGACGATTACAATCAAATTTAGCGTCGGATTTAACGACGGATTTGATGAAAAATTTGTCATGTCAAATGAATACCAGTGGAGAGTCACTTCCGATGGTCAGCCAAGTAAATCTACATTTATCTTCTAcaattatcaaaaaatatttgtgGCCAGTAATAGAAAAGGTGCCAATTGGTCTCCAAATGTTAATATGTATTAAATCAAAATTTGCATTTGGCATATTTGTACTgtaactataaaaaaaaattttgcatgAAAAAATGCCATGTCAGCAGAACATACAATGAAAGGGAacttctttttcatattattCATCCTATCCAATGCTAAGTGTTCTAATCTACAGTGCCAAATATTCCTAATGCAACTGAAATTATTGTTTGAATTGATGCAGTGATGCAATTCTTGGTTCCGACTTCTGATGTCATTAACTTCTTTGTCATTCCTCAATATGTACAAACTATCCCTCTCTAGCTAGTAGCTCCAATCATCTGCAAGGTAAGGTGTTCCTGAATCTTATACCATtttgcattaaaagaaaaagtacaAAGCATTGAGTTAGTAGCCTTTGAAATAATGAGGTTGAATGTAAATGAAGGAACATATAGTACATCAGTTAGATAAAATCTACTGAGAAAAATATTGTTCAACTAATTGTTGCAACAACCTTTGAACAATTTGGCATTTTAACAATAACAAGGCTAGTGTaagtttgaaaaattttgagaGGAGGAAACGTGTGCAGTGGCACTCGTGTCCGAGGTCCAATGATGTGTTTGCAAATTATGACTAGTGATAGAAAGTAAGTGATGTATACTTACGAATGGTGGCATTGCTAAATTCATCAGTCTCTTCAACAATTTTGTTGTCAACTACAATGTTGTGTATGTTAGCATTGTTCACTTTATGCCTTCTTTGCATGTATGGAGGGTAACCATACTTTTGATAGCATGTGTTCACATGTGGCCTTTTTTGCTATAGTATGTGCAAATTTTGGGAGGACCTCTCCCTCATCTCCATGATCTATCACCACGTATATGTCCTTTTCCTCTATTGTGTCCTCTATCTCTTTGGTTTTGCATTCCAGCATTCATTGCATTCACCAAAATTCCTAGATCACTCTCAAAAACATGGATGAACACTCAATCCTCTTAGAAATCTAATGACATAGTTTTCTTGACTGTATCTCTTAACCATTTCTAAACCACGCGTACACTGATTCACATTTATACATTCACAAGTTGGAATTAGCCTGAACTTGTCTAATTCTTTCCAACTCCTTAAGCTTGGTGAAATAGACTATAATCGACAATTCTCCTTGCCTCATATTAAACAAATCTTCTTGCAATTTTGCTACTCTAAAAATTTCCCTTGGTAGAATTAGTGTTTGAGATCTTCCTAAAACTCAAAAGCATTATTACAACATATGACACTTTGCATTATCTTAGAGCTCAATAAAGCATAGAGCCATGAAAGCACCATGGTTTTGCATCTATCCCGCACCTCAACGGTTGGATCACTTTGTTATAGCTTTCTCAGGGTTCCAACAATAAACCTAATCTTGTTCTTCGACTTTATAGAAATCCATACCAATCTTACCTAGACATGATAGTTTCTAGTGTTCAGAGGAGTTGTGGTTAGAGGAATACTTGGATGTTCACTTGCATGTACAAAGTAAGGTTTGGATGGATCTGGCATCGGATTCGCATTAGATTTGGAAGCTTGAGCTTGAAACGCAGATAATTGGCTCATGATTTGCAAAAACATCTGACAATTGTTTTCAGAGAAGCTTTGATTTTTGTATGGATTCATCTCTTCACCATCTAGTGTCATGGCTAACATTAATGAGCCTTCACACTAGGAGAGCCAGATCTCACGAGCCTTGATACAATGGAGTCTCTCAAAGCTCGATCTTCATACCTCCATGCTTACTATACCATGCGAAAACTTTGGTTTTTAATGTGGAGTTTGTGAGATCGACGTGAGTGAGAATAGAGAATTTAGAGAGAAGCacgatttagaaataaaatgtGAAAAGGATGAATTACACCTTGCTCAAGTGATCTAACTTTCTAACTGTGATTAAGTTACAATTCTAACTAACTTGTGCTAGCTATACAATAATCTAActgttttgttaatttttagCAAAATCGAGAGTGGTTCATATCTAGTGGTCTGGGAGCGAAACCTACTCTTCTTTGTGAGTATCAAttttatttgcatcaaaatccATGTCTTTGACaatggcaaagaagaaggaactaagctttgaagaaatttgaaatgaacaataaaatttaaatgacttGAATAAAAGGGAAATAAATTTGTAGAAAGGAAAAGTGTTTGGAAAAGTAAAGGGCAAATTAAAAGGTAAAGACTGAAAAGGGTAAAAGTTGCTGAATTTAAAGGAATCGAAATGACATTGCAAAGAAGATAAATTGCATGGAAATAAAGTGACAGGGAATGGAAAGTAAAGACATGGAAGAAACccttcaaagaaaaagactcTTGACTGACTCAGAAAGTCGCTGGGGATGTGAGTGAATGTGAGTGTTTTCTCTGAAAAGATTCCAACCTTTATTCCTTCGAGTCTTCTCCTATTTATAAGACTCTTCAACTAATCCAATTGAAATGTAACTTTCACGTACATTAATCCATGGGTAACTTACCCATTCCCGCTCTTTGAGTGCTGTGTGTA is a window from the Arachis stenosperma cultivar V10309 chromosome 3, arast.V10309.gnm1.PFL2, whole genome shotgun sequence genome containing:
- the LOC130968166 gene encoding uncharacterized protein LOC130968166; translation: MASEESFVVLVHHRGSVNRKTRSGVKFTDKNPLCIVITSTTSYDDLVSAVLMKLGLEGAKRVKKFFYRIPVTVLQNTVKYDCFTINNDVDLQVMFLCRRQFPEVRTPELLARLVDVVSSSGGSNRNTNTIANAAGSSSRPAVASSSIPVYEPAVQHVASPSFAVDLNGTEGDEVVERENLPNALVGVAPVGVGDGFLDDEEEDDIEPDMIDDDSADDEGVLGHAVGFGARDAEGTTGLTEFQVGQQFQDKDEALLSVKTYSIRRGVQYKVVESDHRRYVGKCSEFGNGCTWLIRLSLRKRKGIWEVKRYNGPHTCLATSISSDHRSLDYHVISAFIMPMVRADASVSIKVLLNATTAHFGFRPTYRRVWMAKQKSIAFIYGDWDESYNDLPRWVLGVQLTMPGSVVVLKTTPVRVGGQVDESQAYFHRLFWTFPPCIEAFRHCKPLVSIDGTHLYGKYGGTLLIAIAQDGNSNILPVAFALVEGENAESWTFFLSHLRQHVTPQPGLLVISDRHNGIKAALEAPDGGWLPPSAYRAFCIRHVAANFALTFKGKDAMSQHLVNSNRPGSNYDWCNSNQPGSNYMRTFSLYNSNQLGSNYLQI